GGGTAGCGATGCGGATGGTACCGCTCGATACCTGTGGCGCCATGGCGTAGTGCGAGTCTCCGTTGACGACACCGTCGAGGCCTGCGCGGCAGATTGCGTGGTCCTGGGAATCGGCACGGAAGGCATGCAGGAGGATGTTGACATCGGGAAGGATCACCGCCCGTTCATGATCTCTTCCATGTCCGCCGAACGGTTGAGATCGATGCCTGGCAATACACCGCCGGACGCGTTCGATATCGGCAGGTCGATCTTCTCGAGTTGGTCGGATTTCGGTGTGGCCATGACCAGCGTCAGGGCGTCCTCGATAAGGGATGTCAAGCTGCGACCCTCATCCGCCGCGCGTTTTCTCGCGCGCCGAAGGAGATCGTCCCGTATTCTCACGGTTGTCCTCATGCATCAAGACATATCGACGGTGCATCGGTAGGTCAAAGCGCGTATGGCGCGTTCGACCGTTTTTCGCCGTAGTCGTTCGACGAGGCATGGCGGATAATGCGAGGCGGCGGCCTGCACGAATTCGATCCCCATCACGGTCACGATGCCCGATCGTTTCCCCGGAGACCCCCTATGAGCAGCGACCCTGCGGAAGCGAACTACCTGTCGACGAAGGACATCCCTTCGGACGAGCGCCTGATCTTCGCCCTCGACGTGCCCGGAACCGACCAGGCGAGGCGGCTGGTCGAGCATCTTGGCGACAGCGTCGCCTTCTACAAGATCGGACTGGAACTGTTCATGTCCGGCGGCTACTTCGAACTCATGGCGTGGCTGACCGGGCAGGGGAAGAAGGTCTTCGCCGACCTGAAGTTCTTCGACGTGCCGCAGACCGTGCGTTCGGCCGTCAGGGCGCTCAGCCGGACCGGGGCGACATTCGCCACCGTGCACGGGAACGACGGCATTCTCAGGGCCGCCGCCGAGGACAAGGGGGGGCTCAAGATACTCGCGGTCACGGTGCTCACCAGTCTCGATCAAGGGGACATGGAGGACCTGGGGTTCCAGGCCAACATCCGCGACGTCGTCCTGTCGCGCGCGCGGCGGGCACTGGAGGTCGGCTGCGACGGGGTGATCTCCTCGGGCATCGAGGTGCCGTATCTACGCGAGGCGCTGGGGCCGCGCCTCGCCGTCGTCACGCCGGGGATCCGGCCGGTGAAGAACATCGACGACCAGAAGCGCACCGTGGATGTCGAGGAGGCGTTCCGAAACGGCGCCGACTACATCGTGGTCGGGCGGCCGATCAAGGAACCGAAGGACTTCGACTCCCCACGCGAGGCGGCGGAGAGCATCCAGGCCAGGATTACGCGTTTGTTCGCACGATAGCCGGTAGCGGGAAGCCACCGCATCGAGTCGGCACCGGGGTCGCGAATTCCGCATCCACCGGTTTTACCACTCCGGATATCGCCTTCAACCGGGTTATACTCTGCGTCTGCTTTTTATTCGATTCTGGCTGCTTGCCGGACGCATGACGTCCGCCTCAATGGATTGGCAGAGGAAGTTCTCATGGATGCTATCGGTCACAATAACGCCGCGGGCGATTCGCTCGACCGTCTCGAAGTCAGCAGAAAATGGATCGCCCTGTGGCTCTACGTCTGCTGCGCGTTGATCTTCGCGATGGTCGTGCTGGGCGGCGTGACGCGCCTGACCGGTTCGGGACTGTCGATGGTGGAGTGGAACCCGGTGTTCGGGATCGTGCCGCCGTTGAACGAGACGGAATGGCAGGAGGTCTTCGACAAGTACAAGGCCTCACCCGAGTATCGCAAGGTGAACCTCGATATGGACGTGTCGGGATTCAAGCGAATCTTCCTGGTCGAGTACGCACACCGCGTGCTGGGCCGGCTGATCGGGATCGTCTTTCTCCTTCCCCTGCTGTTCTTTTTCGCCACCCGCCGGATTCCTCCGGGGTTGACACCGAAGCTGGTCGCGATGTTCGTACTGGGCGCATCGCAGGGCCTCCTGGGCTGGTACATGGTGAAGAGCGGTCTGGTCGATGATCCTCACGTCAGCCAGTACCGTCTCACCGCCCACTTCATGCTGGCGGTGGCGATCTATGCCTACATGCTCTGGGTCGCCTTCGGCCTGTGGCCCGGTCGGCCGGCGGAGGAACCGGCCCGCGGTAGTCTGAGAAGACTGGCCTACGGCCTGATCGTCCTGTTGTTCGTC
Above is a genomic segment from Gammaproteobacteria bacterium containing:
- the pyrF gene encoding orotidine-5'-phosphate decarboxylase, whose product is MSSDPAEANYLSTKDIPSDERLIFALDVPGTDQARRLVEHLGDSVAFYKIGLELFMSGGYFELMAWLTGQGKKVFADLKFFDVPQTVRSAVRALSRTGATFATVHGNDGILRAAAEDKGGLKILAVTVLTSLDQGDMEDLGFQANIRDVVLSRARRALEVGCDGVISSGIEVPYLREALGPRLAVVTPGIRPVKNIDDQKRTVDVEEAFRNGADYIVVGRPIKEPKDFDSPREAAESIQARITRLFAR
- a CDS encoding COX15/CtaA family protein, with the protein product MDAIGHNNAAGDSLDRLEVSRKWIALWLYVCCALIFAMVVLGGVTRLTGSGLSMVEWNPVFGIVPPLNETEWQEVFDKYKASPEYRKVNLDMDVSGFKRIFLVEYAHRVLGRLIGIVFLLPLLFFFATRRIPPGLTPKLVAMFVLGASQGLLGWYMVKSGLVDDPHVSQYRLTAHFMLAVAIYAYMLWVAFGLWPGRPAEEPARGSLRRLAYGLIVLLFVTMTSGGFVAGLKAGKAYNTFPLMDGKLVPDGLFEMQPWYLNLFENATTVQFNHRIMAVLVFLIILDLWSMMLGMEAPRRARIAIHLLLIAILAQVALGISTLLLQVPIPLASAHQAGALSLLAITLFSAHQLRGST